The following proteins come from a genomic window of Rhodohalobacter sp. 614A:
- a CDS encoding N-formylglutamate amidohydrolase — protein sequence MELPSSPELIFSCEHAGNLIPNEYVFLFEGAEQILNSHRGWDPGSFELAQILSERTGSELFTYSFTRLFIELNRSIGHPKLFSEFTRSLSRTEKQAIIEKYYHPHRMRVADAINKNISKNRPVIHISVHTFTPILDGKERNFEIGLLYDSKRNHEKNVCRIWKSQINEILPDLRLRMNQPYKGISDGFTTFLRKNFCENSYLGIELEVNQKLCEDRNKWLQFCTNMSAVLQNLRENFKPD from the coding sequence ATGGAACTCCCTTCCTCCCCTGAGTTGATTTTCAGCTGTGAGCACGCGGGAAATCTGATCCCCAATGAATACGTATTTCTTTTTGAAGGGGCCGAACAAATACTGAATTCACATCGCGGATGGGATCCCGGTTCATTTGAACTCGCTCAAATCCTATCTGAGAGAACCGGCTCAGAACTTTTCACCTATTCATTCACGCGGCTTTTTATTGAACTGAATCGGTCGATCGGCCATCCCAAACTTTTTTCAGAATTCACCCGATCTTTGAGCAGAACGGAGAAGCAAGCAATCATTGAGAAATATTATCATCCGCACAGAATGAGAGTAGCGGATGCAATCAATAAAAATATTTCCAAAAACCGACCTGTAATTCATATCAGTGTTCACACTTTTACCCCGATTCTGGATGGAAAAGAGCGAAATTTTGAGATTGGCCTGTTGTACGATTCAAAAAGAAATCATGAAAAAAATGTCTGCCGAATCTGGAAATCACAGATCAATGAAATTCTACCTGATCTTCGGCTTCGGATGAATCAACCCTACAAAGGCATTTCAGACGGATTCACAACTTTTCTTCGTAAGAATTTTTGTGAAAACTCATACCTGGGAATTGAGTTGGAAGTGAATCAAAAACTTTGTGAAGACAGGAACAAATGGCTGCAATTTTGTACAAACATGTCCGCCGTTTTGCAAAATCTCCGGGAAAATTTTAAACCCGATTGA
- the sucC gene encoding ADP-forming succinate--CoA ligase subunit beta: MKIHEYQAKELFKEHGIAVPDGVATSSVDEAVKAAEEMKDNGTSLFVVKAQIHAGGRGKGRTKKNNAKGVILCRSIEEVREAAESLLGDTLVTIQTGEEGQEVKTIYVTDGVDIEKEFYLGILLDRAQSKNVIMVSTEGGVEIEQVAEETPEKIVKEWVEAGMDLAPNQARHLAFALGFEGDAFKKAVKFITSLYKFYVDQDADMVEINPLVLTTDGDVMALDAKVTFDGNAMYRHKDLQELRDIAEENPVEVEASKYGLNYVKLDGNVGCMVNGAGLAMATMDIIKLSGGEPANFLDVGGGANVETVKNGFRIILEDKNVKAILINIFGGIVRCDRVANGVIEAVKDPEIAEKVQNVPIIVRLQGTNAEEAKEIIDNSDLNVISAVLLKEAAEEVSKILAA, encoded by the coding sequence ATGAAGATTCATGAGTATCAAGCCAAAGAGTTGTTTAAAGAACATGGCATCGCCGTTCCAGATGGTGTAGCCACATCATCTGTTGATGAAGCCGTGAAAGCCGCTGAAGAGATGAAAGACAACGGCACCAGCCTGTTTGTGGTTAAAGCACAAATCCATGCCGGCGGCCGGGGTAAAGGACGAACCAAGAAAAACAATGCCAAGGGTGTAATTCTCTGCCGCTCGATTGAAGAAGTCCGCGAAGCAGCCGAATCCCTTTTGGGAGATACACTGGTTACCATTCAAACCGGAGAGGAAGGACAGGAAGTAAAAACCATTTACGTTACTGACGGCGTGGATATTGAGAAAGAGTTTTACCTGGGAATTTTACTGGATCGCGCACAAAGCAAAAATGTGATCATGGTATCCACCGAAGGCGGCGTAGAAATTGAACAGGTAGCTGAAGAAACTCCCGAAAAAATTGTAAAAGAGTGGGTTGAAGCCGGAATGGACCTCGCGCCGAATCAGGCTCGCCACCTTGCATTTGCCCTTGGGTTTGAAGGCGATGCATTCAAAAAAGCCGTGAAGTTCATTACTTCTCTCTACAAATTTTATGTTGATCAGGATGCTGATATGGTTGAAATCAATCCTCTGGTCCTCACCACTGACGGCGATGTGATGGCTCTTGATGCCAAGGTCACCTTTGATGGAAATGCCATGTATCGCCACAAAGACTTGCAGGAACTGCGTGACATCGCAGAAGAAAATCCTGTGGAAGTGGAAGCTTCAAAATATGGCTTAAACTATGTCAAGCTGGATGGAAATGTGGGCTGTATGGTAAACGGTGCCGGACTTGCCATGGCTACGATGGACATCATCAAACTTTCCGGTGGTGAACCTGCTAATTTTCTTGATGTCGGTGGGGGAGCCAATGTAGAAACGGTTAAAAATGGATTCCGGATCATCCTCGAAGACAAAAATGTAAAAGCCATTCTGATTAATATTTTTGGAGGAATTGTGAGATGTGACCGTGTTGCCAACGGTGTGATTGAAGCCGTAAAAGATCCGGAAATTGCCGAGAAGGTTCAGAATGTGCCGATCATTGTTCGTCTCCAGGGAACGAATGCCGAAGAAGCCAAAGAGATCATTGACAACAGCGATCTGAATGTGATTTCTGCCGTTCTTCTGAAAGAAGCAGCCGAAGAAGTTTCGAAGATATTGGCGGCGTAA
- a CDS encoding NAD-dependent malic enzyme: MSDIQTSVSYSFTMRVHIENKPGMLAKILNAIADEKGDPGAVDVVRVEGKYKIRDITVSARDEDHSKAIVKAVKKIEGIKVRNVSDRVFLLHLGGKISIKNKVPVDTRDALSMAYTPGVGRVCEAIAEDPEKAHTLTIKQNSVAVVSDGSAVLGLGNIGPEAAMPVMEGKAMLFKEFADVDGYPICLNTQDVDEIVRTVELISPGFGGINLEDISAPRCFEIEQRLKEKLDIPVFHDDQHGTAIVTHAATINALKVVGKKLQDIRIVIVGAGAAGVAIAQILLNEGVKDILCCDSSGIINRDRIKNLNESKKWIAENTNPNNLGGNILDATDGADLLIGVSGPDIIPVEAVEKMAKDPIVFALANPVPEIRPEKIQNIARIIATGRSDYPNQINNVLAFPGIFRGALDARASDINEEMKLAAAHAIAGHIDDNDLSEEYIVPSVFSKQVVRKVSKAVKEAAFETGVARRPSP, translated from the coding sequence ATGAGTGACATTCAGACCAGTGTTAGTTACAGTTTTACCATGCGCGTACATATTGAAAACAAGCCGGGCATGCTGGCAAAAATTTTAAATGCCATTGCCGATGAAAAAGGAGATCCCGGAGCCGTTGATGTTGTACGGGTGGAAGGTAAATATAAAATCCGTGACATCACCGTCAGTGCCCGTGATGAAGATCACTCGAAAGCAATCGTGAAAGCGGTTAAAAAGATTGAGGGAATTAAAGTACGGAATGTTTCCGACCGGGTTTTTCTGCTTCACCTGGGAGGAAAAATCAGTATCAAAAACAAAGTACCGGTGGATACGCGGGACGCTTTGTCGATGGCTTATACTCCTGGCGTGGGACGAGTGTGCGAAGCGATTGCTGAAGATCCCGAAAAAGCTCACACACTTACTATCAAACAAAATTCTGTGGCGGTAGTCAGTGATGGATCTGCCGTACTTGGGCTGGGCAATATTGGCCCTGAAGCCGCCATGCCGGTCATGGAAGGAAAGGCCATGTTGTTCAAGGAATTTGCTGATGTGGACGGGTATCCAATCTGTCTCAACACCCAGGATGTCGATGAAATTGTACGAACCGTTGAGCTGATTTCACCGGGATTTGGGGGAATTAACCTGGAAGATATCAGTGCGCCGAGATGTTTTGAAATTGAACAGCGCCTTAAAGAAAAACTGGACATTCCCGTTTTTCATGACGATCAACACGGCACGGCTATCGTCACACATGCAGCCACCATCAACGCTTTGAAAGTTGTCGGGAAAAAGCTTCAGGATATCCGGATTGTGATTGTCGGCGCCGGAGCGGCTGGCGTGGCAATTGCACAAATATTGTTAAATGAAGGTGTAAAAGATATTCTTTGCTGCGACAGTTCCGGGATTATTAACCGAGACCGAATTAAAAATTTAAACGAGAGTAAAAAATGGATCGCGGAAAATACCAATCCAAATAATTTGGGTGGCAACATTCTTGATGCGACCGACGGAGCTGATCTTTTAATCGGTGTCAGCGGTCCGGATATTATTCCCGTCGAAGCCGTTGAGAAAATGGCGAAAGATCCAATTGTTTTTGCCCTGGCAAACCCGGTTCCTGAAATTCGCCCTGAAAAAATTCAAAATATCGCCCGTATTATTGCAACAGGCCGAAGCGACTATCCCAACCAAATCAATAACGTACTTGCTTTCCCCGGAATTTTTCGCGGAGCGCTGGATGCCCGTGCATCAGACATTAACGAAGAAATGAAACTGGCGGCGGCTCACGCCATTGCCGGCCATATCGACGACAATGATCTAAGTGAAGAGTACATTGTACCCAGCGTTTTCAGCAAACAGGTTGTCCGAAAAGTATCTAAAGCGGTGAAAGAAGCCGCGTTTGAAACTGGAGTAGCAAGACGGCCGAGTCCGTGA
- a CDS encoding class I SAM-dependent methyltransferase — translation MSKIDFFKTFIKDKDVASVIPTSLHCVKKVCENIDFTKDFTLVEYGPGDGVFTNYILGKMSAGSRLILIEANEDFAAHLKETITDPRVTVHNRLAGEVESVLNPEDVGNVDYVLSGIPFSFLKKDRKREVLQATKKILKGGGLFLAYQTSGHLKKPVMEVFGNYDTDFVALNIPPYFVYKVINNEVAKTGS, via the coding sequence ATGAGTAAAATTGATTTTTTTAAAACATTTATTAAAGACAAAGATGTCGCTTCTGTTATCCCGACTTCTTTGCATTGTGTAAAAAAAGTATGCGAAAACATCGACTTCACTAAAGATTTTACTCTTGTAGAATACGGCCCCGGAGACGGTGTCTTTACGAATTATATCCTCGGAAAAATGAGCGCCGGTTCCCGCCTGATTCTGATTGAAGCCAATGAAGATTTTGCTGCACATTTAAAGGAAACTATCACAGATCCCAGGGTCACCGTTCACAATCGGCTTGCCGGTGAAGTAGAATCAGTGCTGAACCCTGAGGATGTTGGAAATGTGGATTATGTGCTATCCGGCATTCCGTTTTCTTTTCTGAAAAAAGACCGCAAACGTGAGGTACTCCAGGCGACAAAAAAAATTCTGAAAGGCGGCGGGCTATTTCTCGCCTACCAAACCAGCGGTCACCTGAAAAAACCGGTTATGGAAGTGTTTGGCAATTACGACACGGATTTTGTAGCGCTCAATATTCCTCCCTATTTCGTTTATAAAGTGATTAATAACGAAGTAGCAAAAACTGGTTCATAA
- the uvrB gene encoding excinuclease ABC subunit UvrB encodes MSDFKLHSPWEPAGDQPQAIKELTEGVHHGDKFQTLLGITGSGKTRSVAGVIENVQKPTLVMSHNKTLAAQLYRELSDFFPENRVEFFISYYDYYQPEAYIATQDKYIEKDLSINEEIQRLRLRATSSLLSGRRDVIIVSSVSCIYGIGSPSEYEKLIINLSTEMEIPRNTLLYDLVDLHYNRNDIDFKRGTFRVRGDVVDVYPAYSEEGLRVSFWGDEIEKLEIFDVDSGNVMEEVDEFRIYPASHYVTSKNRLEQAIEQIREEMHWRVEVLQDEHRFLEAKRLEQRTLFDIEMMQEIGYCSGIENYSRYLSARKPGERPYCLMDYFPDDYLLVVDESHQTVPQIGAMYGGDRSRKVELVEHGFRLPSALDNRPLTFEEWETMINQAIFVSATPSDYELQKSGGVYVEQIIRPTGLMEPEIEIRPLGNQVDDLLEEIRIRAEKNERVLCITLTKRLSEELSEYLKNLGISAAYMHSELDAMQRVEVLYKFRRGDFNVLVGINLLREGIDIPELSLVAIMDADKEGFLRSETSLFQIVGRAARNVDGKAILYADKMTNSIQKVVEETNRRRELQREYNEKHGITPQTVKKELKPLVDPSLISTQDFTLDPKKEDQKDYLEVVKVAEEGIQYKASPAMKEVTFESKEKFLEYLRDSMLQAAKNMEFEEAARIRDQIAQLEKEL; translated from the coding sequence ATGTCAGACTTTAAATTACACTCCCCGTGGGAACCGGCTGGGGATCAGCCACAAGCCATTAAAGAATTAACGGAAGGAGTTCATCACGGCGATAAATTTCAAACGCTGCTTGGAATCACCGGATCGGGAAAAACCCGTTCGGTTGCCGGTGTGATTGAAAATGTGCAGAAACCCACACTGGTAATGAGCCACAACAAAACGCTGGCTGCCCAGTTATATCGCGAGCTGAGTGATTTTTTCCCGGAAAACCGCGTTGAGTTTTTCATCTCCTATTACGACTATTATCAGCCCGAAGCGTACATTGCCACGCAGGACAAATACATTGAAAAAGACCTCTCCATCAACGAAGAAATTCAGCGGCTTCGATTGCGGGCAACAAGTTCTCTCCTTTCCGGCCGGCGAGATGTGATTATCGTTTCGTCCGTAAGTTGCATTTACGGCATCGGATCTCCATCCGAATACGAAAAACTGATTATCAATCTCAGTACGGAAATGGAAATTCCACGGAATACTTTGCTGTACGATTTGGTGGATCTCCATTACAACCGGAATGACATTGATTTCAAACGCGGAACATTTCGTGTTCGCGGCGATGTGGTTGATGTTTACCCGGCTTATTCTGAAGAGGGTCTGCGGGTTTCTTTCTGGGGTGATGAGATCGAAAAACTGGAAATTTTTGATGTGGATTCAGGGAACGTAATGGAAGAGGTGGATGAATTTCGAATCTATCCTGCCTCGCATTATGTGACCTCAAAAAACCGGTTGGAACAGGCAATCGAACAGATTCGCGAAGAGATGCACTGGCGTGTGGAAGTGCTTCAGGATGAGCACCGGTTTCTTGAAGCCAAACGGCTTGAACAGCGAACGCTTTTTGATATAGAAATGATGCAGGAAATCGGTTACTGTTCCGGCATCGAAAACTATTCGCGATATCTGAGTGCCCGAAAACCGGGTGAACGTCCTTATTGTTTGATGGATTATTTCCCGGATGATTATTTGCTCGTTGTGGATGAAAGCCACCAAACCGTTCCACAAATCGGGGCTATGTACGGTGGAGACCGTTCCCGAAAAGTAGAGTTGGTCGAACACGGATTTCGATTGCCATCAGCCCTGGATAACCGGCCTCTTACATTCGAAGAATGGGAGACGATGATTAACCAGGCCATTTTTGTCAGCGCTACGCCCAGTGACTATGAACTTCAAAAATCCGGCGGAGTGTATGTTGAACAAATTATCCGTCCGACCGGGTTAATGGAGCCCGAAATTGAAATTCGTCCCCTCGGCAACCAAGTGGATGACCTGCTTGAAGAAATCCGGATTCGTGCAGAGAAAAATGAGCGGGTTCTCTGTATCACTCTTACCAAACGTCTGAGTGAAGAGCTAAGCGAGTATCTCAAAAATCTCGGCATCAGCGCGGCATACATGCACAGTGAACTGGATGCCATGCAAAGAGTTGAAGTTCTTTATAAATTTCGACGCGGAGATTTTAATGTGCTCGTAGGAATTAATCTTCTGCGTGAAGGAATTGATATTCCCGAACTGAGCCTCGTTGCTATTATGGATGCAGATAAAGAAGGATTTTTGAGATCGGAAACATCCCTTTTCCAAATTGTAGGGCGTGCCGCAAGGAACGTAGACGGAAAGGCAATCCTTTATGCCGATAAGATGACAAACAGCATCCAAAAGGTCGTTGAGGAAACCAATCGCCGCCGTGAGCTTCAACGGGAGTATAATGAGAAGCACGGAATCACCCCGCAAACTGTGAAGAAAGAACTCAAGCCTCTGGTGGATCCGTCACTAATTTCCACTCAGGATTTTACACTCGATCCTAAAAAAGAGGATCAAAAAGATTACCTTGAAGTTGTAAAAGTAGCCGAGGAAGGTATTCAGTACAAAGCCAGCCCGGCAATGAAAGAAGTTACATTTGAAAGCAAGGAAAAATTTCTCGAATATTTACGCGATTCCATGTTACAGGCAGCAAAAAATATGGAATTTGAAGAAGCGGCAAGGATTCGGGATCAAATAGCACAACTGGAAAAAGAACTATGA
- a CDS encoding GNAT family N-acetyltransferase, whose amino-acid sequence MENKTPGEFADNQDRKRFELQIGDITAFVDYIINKKGEIYLTHTEVPKEAEGRGLAKELLENVFADIEKRELKLVPICPFVKVYLHRNPHWKKLLADFARF is encoded by the coding sequence ATGGAAAATAAAACGCCTGGTGAATTTGCAGACAACCAAGACCGTAAACGATTTGAACTTCAAATTGGAGATATTACCGCATTCGTAGACTATATCATCAACAAAAAAGGAGAGATCTATTTAACTCATACTGAAGTTCCCAAAGAAGCGGAGGGGAGAGGCCTCGCAAAAGAGTTATTGGAAAATGTTTTTGCAGACATCGAAAAAAGAGAGTTGAAATTAGTTCCCATCTGTCCGTTTGTGAAAGTCTATTTGCATCGAAATCCACATTGGAAAAAATTACTGGCTGATTTTGCACGGTTCTGA
- a CDS encoding RimK family protein: MNHLIVVNNPKNWPLDIPGVDIISAKSYITDPAFINLKSLKVYNLCRSYRYQSLGYYVSLLANARGHKPFPNVLAIQDIKSQSIIRIVSDELNQLIQKSLKPIHTDKFTLSIYFGKNVAKRYDRLAQKLFNQFQAPFLRAEFSKKDEEWILKNIQAISANEVPEEHKPFITQMAQDFFKKRYSVTPKKDTRYDLAILVNPGEELPPSDEKALQRFIRAAESLDFHTELITKDDYSRINEFDALFIRETTSVMHHTYRMARKAAAEGLVVIDDPESILMCTNKVYLAELLTKHQIPAPETLIISPETAEIVPEKLGFPCILKQPDSSFSQGVVKVNDQNEFKEKSNQLFEKSDLLIAQQFIPTTFDWRVGILNGEPLYGCKYHMARKHWQIYERTEGGKTYSGNADTLAIEDMPKDVVKNALKAAKLIGNGLYGVDVKEIDGKVYVIEVNDNPSIDSGCEDAVLKDKLYQAIMDEFLRRVELKKKKN; the protein is encoded by the coding sequence ATGAATCACCTAATTGTTGTAAATAATCCCAAAAACTGGCCGCTTGATATTCCCGGCGTGGATATCATTTCTGCCAAATCTTATATCACCGATCCGGCGTTTATCAATCTAAAAAGCCTGAAGGTTTATAATCTTTGCCGGAGCTATCGCTATCAAAGTTTGGGATATTATGTGTCTCTGCTGGCAAATGCGCGCGGCCACAAACCGTTTCCGAATGTGCTGGCCATTCAGGATATCAAGTCACAATCCATCATTCGAATTGTGTCGGATGAGTTAAATCAGCTGATTCAAAAAAGCCTGAAACCGATTCATACTGACAAATTTACCCTGAGCATCTATTTCGGGAAGAACGTTGCCAAACGGTACGACCGGCTGGCTCAGAAACTATTCAACCAGTTCCAGGCACCTTTTCTTCGAGCAGAATTTTCTAAAAAAGATGAGGAATGGATTCTAAAGAATATCCAGGCAATCTCTGCCAATGAAGTTCCGGAGGAGCACAAGCCGTTCATCACCCAAATGGCACAGGATTTTTTTAAGAAGCGATATTCCGTCACCCCAAAAAAAGATACCCGGTACGATCTCGCCATTCTTGTGAATCCGGGCGAGGAATTGCCTCCTTCGGATGAGAAAGCTCTTCAACGATTTATTCGCGCAGCCGAGTCACTTGATTTTCATACTGAACTGATCACAAAAGATGATTATTCACGAATCAATGAATTCGATGCCTTGTTTATCCGCGAAACGACCAGCGTAATGCATCATACGTACCGGATGGCGAGAAAAGCCGCTGCTGAAGGACTCGTCGTAATTGACGACCCGGAATCGATCCTGATGTGTACCAACAAAGTGTACCTGGCCGAACTCCTGACGAAGCATCAAATTCCGGCACCGGAAACCTTGATCATCAGTCCTGAAACGGCTGAAATAGTCCCGGAAAAACTTGGCTTTCCCTGCATTCTGAAACAGCCGGACAGTTCGTTCTCACAGGGAGTTGTGAAGGTGAATGATCAAAATGAATTTAAAGAGAAATCGAACCAGCTCTTTGAGAAATCAGATTTATTGATTGCCCAGCAGTTCATCCCCACTACTTTCGACTGGCGGGTAGGAATTCTGAACGGAGAACCGCTTTACGGTTGCAAATATCACATGGCACGAAAACACTGGCAAATTTATGAAAGAACCGAAGGTGGAAAAACCTATTCCGGAAATGCCGATACACTGGCGATAGAAGACATGCCGAAAGACGTGGTGAAAAATGCCTTGAAAGCAGCGAAACTCATTGGAAACGGCCTTTACGGAGTAGATGTGAAAGAAATCGATGGAAAAGTTTACGTGATTGAAGTGAACGACAACCCCAGTATCGATTCTGGCTGTGAAGATGCCGTACTGAAAGACAAACTCTACCAGGCTATTATGGATGAATTTCTGCGACGGGTTGAACTGAAAAAGAAAAAAAACTGA
- the aat gene encoding leucyl/phenylalanyl-tRNA--protein transferase, whose translation MQSFSKNRIVPPEVLLNGYRNGIFPMSESRDDESVRWYSARQRGIIPVEKFRVSSNVRRIIRQGRYNCQINTCFRRVMEECADRNTTWISDIIIHSFEMLHLAGHAHSVEIFDEDENLVGGSYGVSLGSAFFGESIFKKATEADKVALWHTHQILKKNGFTLWDTQFYTDHLSQFGCIEISSEEYRRRLNKALKKSADFRYR comes from the coding sequence ATGCAGTCGTTTTCAAAAAACAGAATTGTCCCTCCGGAAGTTTTATTGAACGGCTACAGGAATGGAATCTTTCCCATGAGCGAATCCAGAGATGACGAATCTGTCAGGTGGTATTCAGCCCGCCAAAGAGGGATTATTCCCGTTGAAAAGTTCAGAGTATCGTCCAATGTTCGAAGAATTATTCGCCAAGGCCGATACAACTGCCAAATTAATACCTGTTTCCGGCGGGTGATGGAAGAATGTGCAGACCGCAACACCACCTGGATTTCAGACATCATCATTCATTCATTTGAAATGCTTCATCTTGCGGGACATGCCCATTCTGTGGAAATATTTGATGAAGATGAAAATCTCGTTGGAGGATCGTATGGGGTCTCTCTCGGCTCGGCTTTTTTCGGCGAATCGATATTTAAAAAGGCAACCGAAGCGGATAAAGTTGCTCTCTGGCATACTCACCAAATTTTAAAAAAGAATGGATTCACCCTGTGGGACACACAATTTTATACGGATCATCTTTCTCAGTTTGGTTGTATCGAAATCTCATCAGAAGAATATCGGCGGCGACTGAATAAAGCGCTCAAGAAAAGTGCAGACTTCCGATATCGCTAA
- a CDS encoding transposase has product MTSRNPHNRRSIRLRDYDYSSPGEYFITICTQNRECLFGEVLDGKMVLNDFGKIAHHEWLQTENIRDNVELDIFVIMPNHMHAIFGIKADVHEFRRPTVRAYRDTKQPKTNREFKSPSKTVGAIVRGYKSTVTKQINQIRETPGQKIWQRNYYEHIIRNGKSLERIRDYIQNNPASWQEDQNHPNNF; this is encoded by the coding sequence ATGACATCCCGCAACCCACACAATCGCAGATCTATTCGATTGCGGGATTACGATTATTCCTCCCCCGGTGAATATTTCATCACCATCTGTACACAAAATCGTGAATGTTTATTTGGTGAGGTTTTGGATGGGAAAATGGTTTTAAATGATTTCGGAAAAATTGCCCACCATGAATGGTTGCAAACCGAAAACATTCGGGACAATGTTGAATTGGACATTTTTGTGATCATGCCCAATCACATGCACGCCATATTTGGAATTAAAGCAGACGTCCATGAATTCCGTCGCCCAACGGTAAGGGCGTATCGCGATACAAAACAACCCAAAACCAATCGCGAATTCAAATCACCGTCTAAAACCGTGGGGGCTATTGTTCGCGGATATAAATCCACTGTAACCAAACAGATTAACCAGATTCGTGAAACACCGGGCCAAAAGATCTGGCAACGAAACTACTACGAACACATCATTCGAAATGGAAAATCCCTGGAACGAATCCGGGATTATATTCAGAACAATCCTGCATCGTGGCAAGAAGATCAAAATCATCCCAACAATTTTTAA
- a CDS encoding carboxylate-amine ligase, which yields MEIQKKRPLHLFEGYGIEMEYIIVGKSDLNVLPISDKVLEKAAGKIITEHERGPMAWSNELVLHLIEIKTNGPAKNLEGAAEIFQNEVIEIERILADFDARLMPGAIHPWMDPFKVKLWPHEFNPVYEAYNRIFDCRGHGWANLQSTHLNLPFHGDKDFEKLHAAVRLLLPLIPAVAASSPIADSEIKPFLDFRMETYRTNSKRIPSVTGSIVPEPVFTHEEYQTEILERMYRDIAPFDPDGILQDEWLNSRGAMSRWARETIEIRVIDIQENPAADLAILELIVNLTKALVDEKWAPLADQKKWSEQSLYDILMAIVKDGEQAIISNSEYLSLFGLNESRISAGELWMHLFASLQEDYHFTQKSVGHLDLIFKYGPLARRILNSLPESFDHDDLLDVYQNLSDCLRHGTPFLP from the coding sequence ATGGAGATTCAAAAGAAGCGACCGCTTCATCTTTTTGAGGGATATGGAATTGAAATGGAATACATTATTGTGGGCAAGTCTGACCTGAATGTGCTTCCCATTTCAGACAAAGTTCTGGAAAAGGCCGCCGGAAAAATCATCACTGAACATGAACGCGGCCCGATGGCCTGGAGCAATGAACTGGTTCTTCACCTGATTGAAATCAAGACCAACGGCCCGGCAAAAAATCTGGAAGGCGCAGCAGAAATTTTTCAAAATGAAGTTATCGAAATCGAAAGAATTCTTGCTGATTTTGACGCCCGCCTTATGCCCGGTGCCATTCATCCATGGATGGATCCTTTTAAAGTAAAACTTTGGCCCCATGAATTTAATCCCGTTTACGAAGCCTACAATCGCATTTTTGACTGCCGCGGGCATGGATGGGCAAACCTTCAAAGCACCCATCTTAACCTCCCGTTTCATGGTGATAAGGATTTTGAAAAGCTTCACGCTGCTGTCCGGCTTTTGTTGCCGTTAATTCCTGCTGTTGCCGCCAGCTCACCGATTGCCGACAGCGAGATCAAACCATTCCTGGATTTTCGAATGGAAACTTATCGGACGAACTCCAAACGAATTCCATCGGTTACCGGATCGATTGTTCCTGAACCGGTTTTTACTCACGAAGAATATCAAACGGAAATTTTAGAGCGGATGTACCGCGATATTGCTCCATTTGATCCGGACGGAATTTTACAGGATGAATGGCTCAATTCGCGCGGAGCAATGTCCCGCTGGGCTCGCGAAACGATTGAAATTCGAGTGATAGATATCCAGGAAAATCCTGCGGCAGATCTTGCGATACTTGAACTCATTGTGAATCTCACAAAAGCATTGGTGGATGAAAAATGGGCGCCACTCGCCGATCAAAAAAAATGGTCTGAACAGTCTCTCTATGATATCCTGATGGCGATTGTTAAAGACGGTGAACAGGCAATTATTTCGAACTCGGAATACCTGTCACTGTTCGGTTTGAATGAGAGCCGAATATCTGCCGGAGAACTTTGGATGCATCTTTTTGCATCGTTACAAGAAGACTATCATTTCACTCAAAAATCCGTCGGTCATCTTGATTTGATCTTCAAATATGGTCCCCTTGCAAGAAGAATTCTGAATTCACTTCCCGAAAGTTTCGATCATGATGATTTGTTGGATGTGTACCAAAACCTTTCTGATTGCCTGAGACATGGAACTCCCTTCCTCCCCTGA